In Zingiber officinale cultivar Zhangliang chromosome 11B, Zo_v1.1, whole genome shotgun sequence, a single window of DNA contains:
- the LOC122034250 gene encoding protein DENND6B-like isoform X2: MERLPSVSLRRDPSGRLPSADPMAMRPWVLAFCVIRFDLEQGQVVEECFPPDALPQNQLLLVAFSSFPDSMSHHHLNPNPNPARRTSSSSIHDSIFSFRFPAAAAGEFIYGYVFNRRRQDERLRRGGEQKSVVILSGCPYSSLFRPLLQILGPLCFDIGPSALGLVASHVAAWPPPVPGTLMDLPIGSAALRVHLPPKPNDPAAPFPPTNPTVPHGLFHDADLFGSFRSLLLHLWTLWELMLAGEPILVFAPTPPQCSEAVAALVSLVAPLPFAVDFRPYFTIHDPDFALLNSLGEGEAFPPMVLGVTNLFFLKTLRNIPHVVSVGSTGANATRNLSAGGRFASTGGIGNNFGPGKLNLDQLSLKKFSPSGFLNAMKLRREGPLCLMTEHKEAVWSPHAATTKPDTAVLNRLIDSPRVEESMSVANNEILRRHFLELTTNFLAPFGPYLRATTPLEGASPFMEPPPLPPFDAHEFLNGLATRGPGKFLSKRMRSNWLELYRRFLEGKNFMPWFQKRRAVAEQEQHRLWKQARLNTDINKLISTMSEVEIVDSFNAIERHLLAEIQRCHPVGT; this comes from the exons ATGGAGCGGTTGCCGTCGGTGTCGCTGCGACGGGACCCTTCTGGGAGACTTCCGAGCGCGGACCCGATGGCTATGCGGCCGTGGGTGTTGGCCTTTTGCGTCATCCGCTTCGACCTGGAGCAGGGGCAGGTGGTGGAGGAATGTTTTCCCCCGGATGCGCTCCCTCAAAACCAACTCCTCCTCGTCGCCTTCTCCTCCTTTCCGGATTCGATGTCTCATCACCACcttaaccctaaccctaaccccgCCCGCCGGACCTCTTCATCGTCCATCCACGATTCCATCTTCTCCTTTCGCTTCCCCGCCGCAGCCGCCGGGGAGTTTATCTACGGGTACGTCTTTAACCGGAGGCGCCAAGACGAGCGGCTCCGCCGAGGAGGCGAGCAGAAATCTGTTGTCATCCTCTCCGGCTGCCCTTACTCATCCCTATTCCGGCCCCTGCTCCAGATCCTTGGCCCCCTGTGCTTCGACATCGGCCCCTCCGCCCTCGGTCTCGTCGCCTCTCACGTAGCCGCCTGGCCGCCCCCCGTTCCCGGTACCCTCATGGACCTCCCTATTGGAAGCGCCGCTCTCCGGGTACATCTACCACCGAAGCCCAACGATCCGGCCGCTCCTTTCCCTCCTACCAACCCCACCGTGCCCCACGGTCTCTTCCACGACGCCGACCTCTTCGGAAGCTTCCGCAGCCTCCTCCTCCACCTCTGGACTCTGTGGGAACTGATGCTCGCTGGAGAGCCCATCCTTGTTTTCGCCCCCACTCCGCCGCAGTGCTCTGAGGCCGTCGCCGCCCTAGTAAGCCTGGTTGCGCCGCTTCCTTTTGCGGTTGACTTTCGGCCTTACTTCACCATCCATGATCCCGACTTCGCCCTGCTCAATTCTCTCGGCGAAGGAGAGGCGTTCCCTCCAATGGTCCTTGGAGTTACCAACCTCTTCTTCCTAAAGACCCTTCGAAACATTCCTCATGTCGTTTCTGTGGGAAGCACCGGCGCTAATGCCACACGGAATCTTTCTGCTGGAGGCCGTTTTGCTTCAACCGGGGGCATCGGGAACAACTTTGGACCGGGAAAGCTCAACCTTGACCAGCTCTCCCTGAAGAAGTTTTCCCCTTCTGGCTTCCTGAATGCGATGAAACTGAGAAGAGAAGGTCCACTATGCCTGATGACGGAGCACAAGGAAGCTGTTTGGAGCCCCCACGCAGCCACAACGAAGCCAGACACTGCAGTTCTTAATAGGCTGATTGACTCTCCCAGGGTTGAGGAGTCTATGTCAGTGGCAAATAATGAGATATTGCGGCGTCATTTTCTAGAGCTCACGACAAACTTCCTTGCTCCTTTCGGTCCTTATTTGAGGGCAACCACCCCTTTAGAAGGAGCTTCTCCTTTTATGGAGCCACCACCTTTGCCTCCGTTTGATGCTCATGAATTTCTCAATGGGTTGGCCACTCGAGGGCCAGGGAAGTTCTTGTCAAAAAGGATGAGGTCGAATTGGCTGGAGCTGTACAG ACGGTTTTTGGAAGGAAAAAATTTTATGCCCTGGTTCCAAAAGAGGCGGGCAGTTGCAGAACAAGAACAACACAGGTTATGGAAGCAGGCTCGGTTGAACACTGACATAAATAAGCTTATATCTACTATGTCTGAAGTGGAGATTGTTGATTCTTTCAATGCTATTGAGAGACATTTGCTCGCAGAGATACAG AGGTGTCACCCTGTTGGAACATAG
- the LOC122034016 gene encoding transcription factor bHLH139-like, producing MDFQGLGSSWSSFDAAMVGEESQVMAQLFGSQEMFWSDHSSHCDLFDWNQGSSSPSVLPHVDANYVGDNYFCKTNTSSEMVEPLPPLSQTMKRKLNNEDTTTMFEVPKKKASISIPCFNCETLVSKKGKNSLSKRIEKSDGTVHEDLNSQNSSCYSSEDDDSNEQKGATNGKKRAGRGAATDPQSLYARKRRERINERLKTLQNLVPNGTKVDISTMLEEAVQYVKFLQLQIKLLSSDDLWMYAPIAYNGMNLGIDLNISQL from the exons ATGGATTTTCAGGGATTGGGCTCGAGCTGGAGCTCATTTGATGCTGCAATGGTGGGGGAGGAATCCCAAGTCATGGCACAGTTGTTCGGTTCTCAGGAGATGTTTTGGTCTGATCACAGTTCTCACTGTGATCTTTTTGATTGGAACCAAGGCAGCAGCTCTCCTAGCGTTCTTCCTCATGTAGATGCCAATTATGTAGGAGATAACTACTTTTGCAAAACCAATACGAGCTCGGAAATGGTGGAGCCTCTGCCTCCACTTTCACAAACCATGAAGAGAAAGTTGAATAACGAGGACACGACGACTATGTTCGAGGTTCCTAAGAAGAAGGCGAGCATTTCCATTCCTTGTTTCAATTGTGAAACATTG GTTTCAAAGAAGGGGAAGAATTCACTGTCCAAGAGGATTGAGAAGAGTGACGGCACTGTGCATGAGGACTTAAATTCACAGAATTCCAGTTGCTACAGCTCGGAGGATGATGATTCCAACGAGCAGAAAGGAGCAACCAATGGAAAGAAAAGAGCTGGTAGAGGAGCAGCAACTGATCCCCAAAGCCTGTACGCAAGG aagaggagagaaaggatCAATGAGAGGCTGAAAACCTTGCaaaacttggttccaaatgggaCAAaa GTAGACATTAGCACAATGCTTGAAGAAGCAGTTCAGTATGTCAAGTTCTTGCAGCTCCAAATTAAG CTGTTGAGCTCTGATGACTTGTGGATGTACGCTCCCATTGCATACAATGGCATGAACCTTGGCATTGACTTGAACATCTCTCAACTGTGA
- the LOC122034250 gene encoding protein DENND6B-like isoform X1: MERLPSVSLRRDPSGRLPSADPMAMRPWVLAFCVIRFDLEQGQVVEECFPPDALPQNQLLLVAFSSFPDSMSHHHLNPNPNPARRTSSSSIHDSIFSFRFPAAAAGEFIYGYVFNRRRQDERLRRGGEQKSVVILSGCPYSSLFRPLLQILGPLCFDIGPSALGLVASHVAAWPPPVPGTLMDLPIGSAALRVHLPPKPNDPAAPFPPTNPTVPHGLFHDADLFGSFRSLLLHLWTLWELMLAGEPILVFAPTPPQCSEAVAALVSLVAPLPFAVDFRPYFTIHDPDFALLNSLGEGEAFPPMVLGVTNLFFLKTLRNIPHVVSVGSTGANATRNLSAGGRFASTGGIGNNFGPGKLNLDQLSLKKFSPSGFLNAMKLRREGPLCLMTEHKEAVWSPHAATTKPDTAVLNRLIDSPRVEESMSVANNEILRRHFLELTTNFLAPFGPYLRATTPLEGASPFMEPPPLPPFDAHEFLNGLATRGPGKFLSKRMRSNWLELYRRFLEGKNFMPWFQKRRAVAEQEQHRLWKQARLNTDINKLISTMSEVEIVDSFNAIERHLLAEIQQQGSATENSATTCEKLKGDLRVVFNMLPKDMQQLMLSNPKRAALLKASIEPVKTPKHSAMRWISS; the protein is encoded by the exons ATGGAGCGGTTGCCGTCGGTGTCGCTGCGACGGGACCCTTCTGGGAGACTTCCGAGCGCGGACCCGATGGCTATGCGGCCGTGGGTGTTGGCCTTTTGCGTCATCCGCTTCGACCTGGAGCAGGGGCAGGTGGTGGAGGAATGTTTTCCCCCGGATGCGCTCCCTCAAAACCAACTCCTCCTCGTCGCCTTCTCCTCCTTTCCGGATTCGATGTCTCATCACCACcttaaccctaaccctaaccccgCCCGCCGGACCTCTTCATCGTCCATCCACGATTCCATCTTCTCCTTTCGCTTCCCCGCCGCAGCCGCCGGGGAGTTTATCTACGGGTACGTCTTTAACCGGAGGCGCCAAGACGAGCGGCTCCGCCGAGGAGGCGAGCAGAAATCTGTTGTCATCCTCTCCGGCTGCCCTTACTCATCCCTATTCCGGCCCCTGCTCCAGATCCTTGGCCCCCTGTGCTTCGACATCGGCCCCTCCGCCCTCGGTCTCGTCGCCTCTCACGTAGCCGCCTGGCCGCCCCCCGTTCCCGGTACCCTCATGGACCTCCCTATTGGAAGCGCCGCTCTCCGGGTACATCTACCACCGAAGCCCAACGATCCGGCCGCTCCTTTCCCTCCTACCAACCCCACCGTGCCCCACGGTCTCTTCCACGACGCCGACCTCTTCGGAAGCTTCCGCAGCCTCCTCCTCCACCTCTGGACTCTGTGGGAACTGATGCTCGCTGGAGAGCCCATCCTTGTTTTCGCCCCCACTCCGCCGCAGTGCTCTGAGGCCGTCGCCGCCCTAGTAAGCCTGGTTGCGCCGCTTCCTTTTGCGGTTGACTTTCGGCCTTACTTCACCATCCATGATCCCGACTTCGCCCTGCTCAATTCTCTCGGCGAAGGAGAGGCGTTCCCTCCAATGGTCCTTGGAGTTACCAACCTCTTCTTCCTAAAGACCCTTCGAAACATTCCTCATGTCGTTTCTGTGGGAAGCACCGGCGCTAATGCCACACGGAATCTTTCTGCTGGAGGCCGTTTTGCTTCAACCGGGGGCATCGGGAACAACTTTGGACCGGGAAAGCTCAACCTTGACCAGCTCTCCCTGAAGAAGTTTTCCCCTTCTGGCTTCCTGAATGCGATGAAACTGAGAAGAGAAGGTCCACTATGCCTGATGACGGAGCACAAGGAAGCTGTTTGGAGCCCCCACGCAGCCACAACGAAGCCAGACACTGCAGTTCTTAATAGGCTGATTGACTCTCCCAGGGTTGAGGAGTCTATGTCAGTGGCAAATAATGAGATATTGCGGCGTCATTTTCTAGAGCTCACGACAAACTTCCTTGCTCCTTTCGGTCCTTATTTGAGGGCAACCACCCCTTTAGAAGGAGCTTCTCCTTTTATGGAGCCACCACCTTTGCCTCCGTTTGATGCTCATGAATTTCTCAATGGGTTGGCCACTCGAGGGCCAGGGAAGTTCTTGTCAAAAAGGATGAGGTCGAATTGGCTGGAGCTGTACAG ACGGTTTTTGGAAGGAAAAAATTTTATGCCCTGGTTCCAAAAGAGGCGGGCAGTTGCAGAACAAGAACAACACAGGTTATGGAAGCAGGCTCGGTTGAACACTGACATAAATAAGCTTATATCTACTATGTCTGAAGTGGAGATTGTTGATTCTTTCAATGCTATTGAGAGACATTTGCTCGCAGAGATACAG CAACAGGGATCCGCTACTGAAAACTCTGCAACAACATGCGAGAAGCTGAAAGGAGACCTTCGAGTTGTATTTAATATGCTTCCAAAAGACATGCAACAGCTCATGCTTTCAAATCCTAAAAGGGCTGCTCTCCTAAAGGCCAGCATAGAGCCAGTGAAAACTCCTAAGCATTCTGCTATGCGGTGGATCAGTAGCTGA